A single genomic interval of Mycolicibacterium holsaticum DSM 44478 = JCM 12374 harbors:
- a CDS encoding STAS domain-containing protein, with amino-acid sequence MSAAVGTYRVFRPDPQALDRREHHHRAQFSASHHASRVVVTVEGEVDAANSRAMVTYVEAQLVGASHLLVDLRLVDFFGTAGFAALHNINVVCIRNNVTWQLRCGRQVRRLLAVCNPDASLPLEEPQSLLDDVQAGDGALV; translated from the coding sequence GTGTCTGCTGCAGTAGGTACTTACCGGGTGTTCCGTCCCGACCCTCAGGCGCTGGACCGGCGCGAACACCACCATCGCGCGCAGTTCTCGGCGTCGCACCACGCATCCAGGGTCGTCGTCACGGTGGAGGGCGAGGTCGACGCCGCCAACAGCCGGGCGATGGTGACATATGTGGAGGCGCAGTTGGTCGGCGCGTCGCATCTGCTGGTCGACCTTCGGCTGGTCGATTTCTTCGGCACCGCCGGCTTCGCCGCCCTGCACAACATCAACGTCGTCTGCATCCGCAATAACGTCACCTGGCAGCTGCGCTGCGGCAGGCAGGTACGCCGCCTTCTCGCCGTCTGCAATCCCGATGCGTCCCTGCCCCTCGAGGAGCCTCAGTCGCTGCTCGACGACGTGCAGGCCGGTGACGGCGCGCTGGTCTGA
- a CDS encoding glycosyltransferase family 2 protein has translation MNRASLIRFGLLGAVVVGAVIAAPRIVAPLLTGLVALLYLAATLDRNYLLFKGLRASAMVRVTREEALALSDDELPVYTVLLPVYDEPSIVTNLINGVGKLDYPRDKLEVLLLVEEDDVATQAALIGAELQSVRVVLVPHSLPKTKPKACNYGMSLPDLRGEMVTIYDAEDIPDPLQLRRAVAAFRRLPDEIGCLQARLGYFNERQNLLTRWFSLEYDQWFGVILPAVEKARCVVPLGGTSNHMSTRTWREVGGWDEFNVTEDADLGVRLARHGYRTLILDSITLEEANSDVVNWIRQRSRWYKGYLQTMLVHLRNPAGLRREIGTKSILRLLNMTGGVPLTSVCNLVFWFTMLVWVLGRPPVIAMVFPPMTYYVCLALFLIGAPLSVFSGLVVTKELGKPHLWPAALLTPLYWVLQAVAAVKAIYQLVFRPFFWEKTVHGLTHPNAPSPSAGGIR, from the coding sequence ATGAACCGTGCATCGCTGATCCGGTTCGGCTTGCTGGGCGCGGTCGTGGTGGGCGCGGTGATCGCGGCGCCGCGCATCGTCGCACCACTGTTGACCGGCCTGGTGGCACTGCTCTATTTGGCGGCCACGCTGGACCGAAACTACCTGTTGTTCAAGGGTCTTCGAGCCTCGGCGATGGTACGCGTGACCCGCGAAGAAGCGTTGGCGCTGTCCGACGACGAACTACCCGTGTACACGGTTCTGCTACCCGTCTACGACGAACCGTCGATCGTGACGAACCTGATCAACGGAGTCGGCAAGCTCGACTACCCGCGCGACAAGCTGGAAGTGCTCTTGTTGGTCGAGGAGGACGACGTCGCGACCCAGGCGGCGCTGATCGGCGCCGAACTCCAATCGGTGCGCGTCGTGCTGGTCCCCCACAGCCTGCCGAAGACGAAACCGAAAGCCTGCAACTACGGGATGTCGTTACCGGATCTGCGTGGCGAGATGGTGACGATCTACGACGCCGAGGACATCCCCGACCCCCTGCAACTGCGCCGCGCGGTGGCCGCGTTCCGACGGCTGCCCGACGAAATCGGTTGTCTGCAAGCCCGGCTCGGGTACTTCAACGAGCGCCAGAACCTGCTCACCCGCTGGTTCTCCCTGGAATACGACCAGTGGTTCGGCGTCATCCTGCCCGCCGTCGAGAAGGCACGCTGCGTGGTCCCGCTCGGCGGCACCTCTAATCACATGTCCACCCGCACCTGGCGCGAAGTCGGCGGTTGGGACGAATTCAATGTGACCGAGGATGCTGACCTCGGGGTGCGGCTGGCGCGCCACGGTTACCGCACGCTGATCCTGGACTCGATCACGTTGGAAGAAGCCAACTCCGACGTGGTGAACTGGATCAGGCAGCGGTCCCGCTGGTACAAGGGCTACCTGCAGACGATGCTGGTGCATCTGCGTAACCCAGCCGGGCTGCGGCGCGAGATCGGCACTAAGTCCATCCTTCGGCTGCTCAACATGACCGGCGGGGTGCCGTTGACCTCTGTCTGCAACCTGGTTTTCTGGTTCACGATGCTGGTCTGGGTGCTGGGGCGCCCGCCCGTCATCGCCATGGTCTTTCCGCCGATGACCTACTACGTATGCTTGGCGTTGTTCCTGATCGGCGCCCCGTTGTCGGTGTTCTCCGGCTTGGTCGTCACCAAGGAGCTCGGCAAACCGCATCTGTGGCCGGCCGCGCTTCTGACCCCGCTGTACTGGGTCCTGCAAGCCGTCGCCGCCGTTAAAGCCATCTATCAGTTGGTGTTCCGGCCGTTCTTCTGGGAGAAGACCGTGCACGGCCTGACCCATCCAAACGCTCCGTCACCATCGGCTGGAGGTATTCGGTGA
- the pta gene encoding phosphate acetyltransferase, translating to MPRERSTSAIYIASPEGDTGKSTIALGILHRLTATVATVGVFRPIARLGERRDYILELLLAQATADLPYEDCVGVSYQQLHDDPDAAIADIVDRYHQVAERCDAVLIVGSDYTDVATPSELSTNARIAANLKAPVVLAVKAKDRTPEQVAQLVDICVAEVAGQHAHTAAVVANRCDPAQLQAVAEALKEFGPHCYVLPEAPLLVAPTVRELQAAVDGSMVIGDPALLNREVTSMMVAGMTAEHILERLTEGVGVIAAGDRSDVVLALSSAHAAEGFPSLSCIILNGGLELHPSIAALVSGLGLRLPIIATELRTFETASRAAATRGRVTITSQRKIDTALQLMDTHVDTAELLAQLAIPIPDVVTPQMFTYQLLDQARSERKRIVLPEGDDDRILKAAGRLLRRKVADLTILGEESQIRFRAAELGVDLSSASVINPQTSDLCDRFAEQYAELRKNKGVTVEQAREIIHDVSYFATMLVYNDMVDGMVSGARHTTAHTVRPAFEIIKTAPGVSTVSSVFLMCLADRVLAYGDCAIVPDPTAEQLADIAISSASTAAKFGIEPRVAMLSYSTGTSGSGADVEKVRAATELVRERAPDLLVDGPVQYDAAVEPSVAATKMPDSKVAGRATVLIFPDLNTGNNTYKAVQRSAGAIAIGPVLQGLRRPVNDLSRGALVQDIVNTVAITAIQAQGGR from the coding sequence GTGCCGCGCGAGCGCTCAACATCGGCGATCTACATCGCGTCCCCCGAGGGCGACACCGGTAAATCGACGATCGCTCTCGGCATCTTGCATCGCCTCACGGCCACGGTCGCGACCGTCGGCGTCTTCCGGCCCATCGCCCGGCTGGGCGAACGACGCGACTACATCCTCGAGCTCCTGCTCGCCCAGGCCACCGCGGACCTGCCCTACGAAGACTGTGTTGGCGTCAGCTACCAGCAATTGCATGACGACCCCGACGCGGCGATCGCCGACATCGTCGATCGCTATCACCAGGTCGCCGAGCGGTGCGACGCGGTGCTGATCGTCGGCAGCGACTACACCGACGTCGCCACCCCGAGCGAACTGTCGACGAACGCGCGCATCGCCGCCAACCTCAAGGCCCCGGTGGTGTTGGCGGTGAAGGCCAAGGACCGCACCCCCGAGCAGGTCGCCCAACTCGTCGACATCTGTGTTGCCGAGGTGGCCGGGCAGCACGCGCATACCGCGGCAGTGGTGGCCAACCGCTGCGATCCGGCTCAGCTGCAGGCGGTGGCCGAGGCGCTCAAGGAATTCGGGCCGCACTGCTACGTGCTGCCCGAGGCGCCGCTGCTGGTGGCGCCGACCGTGCGTGAGTTGCAGGCCGCGGTCGACGGTTCGATGGTGATCGGCGACCCGGCCCTGCTCAACCGCGAGGTGACGAGCATGATGGTGGCCGGCATGACCGCCGAACATATTTTGGAGCGGCTGACCGAGGGTGTCGGCGTCATTGCTGCCGGTGATCGCTCCGACGTGGTGCTGGCCCTGTCGAGTGCACATGCCGCCGAAGGGTTTCCGTCGCTGTCCTGCATCATCCTCAACGGCGGCCTTGAGCTGCATCCGTCGATCGCCGCACTGGTTTCCGGTCTCGGCCTGCGGCTGCCCATCATCGCAACGGAGTTGCGCACCTTCGAAACCGCCAGCAGGGCTGCTGCGACACGGGGCCGGGTGACGATCACCTCGCAACGCAAGATCGACACGGCACTGCAGCTGATGGACACCCACGTCGATACCGCCGAACTGCTGGCGCAGCTTGCTATTCCGATCCCGGACGTCGTCACCCCGCAGATGTTCACCTACCAGTTGCTTGACCAGGCCCGGTCGGAACGCAAGCGCATCGTGCTGCCAGAAGGCGACGACGACCGCATCCTCAAGGCCGCAGGCAGGCTGTTGCGCCGCAAGGTCGCCGATCTGACCATCCTCGGCGAGGAGTCTCAGATCCGTTTCCGCGCTGCCGAACTCGGGGTGGACCTGTCGTCGGCGTCGGTGATCAACCCGCAGACCAGCGACCTGTGCGACAGGTTCGCCGAGCAGTACGCCGAACTACGCAAGAACAAGGGTGTCACGGTCGAGCAGGCCCGCGAGATCATCCACGACGTCTCGTACTTCGCCACCATGCTGGTGTACAACGACATGGTCGACGGCATGGTCTCCGGGGCGCGGCATACCACCGCCCACACGGTGCGGCCCGCGTTCGAGATCATCAAGACCGCACCGGGTGTCTCCACCGTGTCGAGCGTCTTCCTGATGTGTCTGGCCGATCGGGTACTGGCCTACGGTGACTGTGCGATCGTGCCGGACCCGACCGCAGAGCAACTGGCCGACATCGCGATCTCCTCGGCAAGCACCGCTGCGAAGTTCGGCATCGAACCGCGGGTCGCCATGCTGTCGTACTCGACGGGCACCAGCGGATCGGGTGCGGACGTAGAAAAGGTTCGGGCGGCAACGGAACTGGTGCGAGAACGCGCCCCCGACCTGCTGGTCGACGGCCCGGTCCAGTACGACGCGGCGGTGGAGCCGTCGGTCGCCGCGACGAAGATGCCCGACTCGAAGGTGGCGGGCCGCGCGACGGTGCTGATCTTCCCCGACCTGAACACCGGCAACAACACCTACAAGGCGGTGCAGCGTAGCGCGGGCGCCATCGCGATCGGCCCCGTCCTGCAGGGCCTGAGAAGACCCGTGAACGACCTGTCACGGGGTGCACTCGTGCAGGACATCGTCAATACCGTTGCGATCACCGCGATCCAAGCCCAAGGTGGACGATGA
- a CDS encoding acetate kinase, which translates to MTSPTRTVLVVNSGSSSLKCQLIDPDSGASLADGTVERIGEDSALAGVSAGEREARRDGPAIVDHEAALRTTFDLLEEVGTSLDAVNLVAVGHRAVHGGRSFYQPTPVTDELIAKMHELSPLAPLHNPPGVLGMEVARKILPDLPHIAVFDTAFFHDLPAASATYAIDRDVAEQWHIRRYGFHGTSHKYVSEQAAVFLDQPLASLNQIVLHLGNGASASAIAGGRPVDTSMGLTPLEGLVMGTRPGDIDPGIIFYLARTAKMSIDEIDEMLNRRSGVFGLGGEIDFRELHKQIGSGDTAAQLAYDVYIHRLRKYIGAYLALLGNTDVVVFTAGVGENDASVRRDALAGLTGLGIELDVHLNASPGHTARRVSADDSPTTVLVIPTNEELAIARDCIAVLTAER; encoded by the coding sequence ATGACGTCGCCGACGCGCACGGTCCTGGTCGTCAATTCCGGGTCGTCCTCGCTGAAATGTCAACTGATCGACCCCGACTCGGGCGCATCGCTGGCAGACGGCACCGTGGAACGCATCGGCGAGGATTCTGCGCTGGCCGGAGTGAGCGCCGGCGAACGCGAAGCCCGGCGCGACGGTCCCGCCATCGTCGATCACGAGGCCGCGCTGCGCACCACGTTCGACCTGCTCGAGGAGGTCGGCACCAGCCTGGACGCCGTCAACCTGGTCGCCGTCGGGCACCGAGCGGTGCACGGCGGGCGCAGTTTCTACCAGCCGACGCCGGTGACCGACGAGTTGATCGCCAAGATGCATGAGCTGTCACCGCTTGCGCCCCTGCATAACCCGCCCGGCGTACTCGGCATGGAGGTGGCGCGCAAGATCCTGCCGGACCTGCCGCACATCGCCGTGTTCGACACCGCCTTCTTCCACGACCTCCCCGCCGCCTCCGCCACCTATGCGATCGACCGAGACGTCGCAGAGCAGTGGCACATTCGCCGCTACGGGTTTCACGGCACCTCGCACAAGTACGTCAGCGAGCAGGCGGCGGTATTCCTCGACCAACCCCTGGCGTCGCTGAACCAGATCGTGCTGCACCTCGGCAACGGCGCATCCGCGTCGGCCATCGCCGGCGGGCGTCCCGTCGACACCTCCATGGGCCTGACACCGCTGGAGGGGTTGGTGATGGGCACCCGCCCCGGGGACATCGACCCCGGCATCATCTTCTACCTGGCCCGCACCGCGAAGATGAGCATCGACGAGATCGACGAGATGCTCAACCGGCGCTCCGGCGTGTTCGGCCTCGGCGGCGAGATCGATTTCCGGGAGCTGCACAAACAGATCGGATCCGGTGACACCGCAGCACAATTGGCCTACGACGTGTACATCCACCGGCTGCGCAAGTACATCGGTGCGTACCTGGCGTTGCTCGGGAACACCGACGTCGTCGTGTTCACCGCCGGGGTGGGGGAAAACGATGCCAGCGTTAGACGCGACGCGCTGGCGGGGTTGACGGGGTTGGGCATCGAACTCGATGTGCACCTCAATGCCAGCCCAGGGCACACCGCCCGGCGCGTCTCGGCCGACGACTCACCCACGACCGTGCTGGTGATCCCCACCAACGAGGAACTGGCGATCGCCCGCGACTGCATCGCGGTGCTTACCGCCGAACGATAG
- a CDS encoding serine/threonine-protein kinase PknG produces the protein MGEPREDDFGEDRRASEEPTVGTQPASFDDMGMDSASTLRPMATQAVYRPQFDDDADDSDGTGDTEPHDHTTVTRALSPTRRLGGGLVEIPRVRAKDPLTALMRNPVVAESKRFCWNCGRPVGRATDQGPALSEGWCPHCGSAYSFLPQLSPGDRVADQYEIKGCIAHGGLGWVYLALDHNVNERPVVLKGLVHSGDAEAQKIAMAERRFLAEVTHPGIVKIYNFVEHEDKHGNPVGYIVMEYVGGTSLKPGRGEKLPVDQAIGYMLEILPALAYLHSIGLAYNDLKPENIMITEEQLKLIDLGAVSTINSFGYLYGTPGYQAPEIVRTGPTVATDIYTVGRTLAALTLKLRTRRGRYVDGLPEDDPVLAEYDSFGRLLRRAIDPDPRRRFGSAEEMSSQLLGVLREVVARNTGTPKPGLSTVFSPARSTFGIDLLVAHTDVYLDGQVHSEKLTAQEIVKALPVPLVDPTDVGAPVLSASVLSQPIQTLDQLRAARHGALDSEGIDVSESVELPLMEARALLDLGDVAKATRKLDDLAARVGWRWRLVWFRAVSELLTADYVSATKHFTEVLDTLPGELAPKLALAATAELAGSDIEESQERKFYNTVWSTDNGVISGGFGLARAQAAAGDRDAAVKTLDQVPAMSRHFTTARLTSAVTLLSGRSMSEITEQHIRDAARRVEALPDTEPRVLQIRALVLGTAMDWLADNADNTASTNHILGFPFTQHGLQLGVEASLRALARVAPTQAHRYALVDLANSVRPTSTF, from the coding sequence ATGGGCGAACCACGAGAAGACGACTTCGGCGAGGACCGGCGGGCCTCCGAAGAACCGACGGTCGGGACGCAGCCCGCCAGCTTCGACGACATGGGCATGGATTCCGCGTCGACGCTGCGGCCGATGGCCACCCAGGCGGTGTACCGGCCGCAGTTCGATGACGACGCCGACGACTCCGACGGCACCGGCGACACCGAACCCCACGACCACACGACGGTGACCAGGGCGTTGTCACCCACCCGCCGCCTCGGGGGCGGGCTGGTGGAGATCCCGCGGGTACGCGCCAAGGATCCCCTCACGGCCTTGATGCGCAATCCGGTGGTTGCGGAATCGAAGCGGTTCTGCTGGAACTGCGGGCGCCCCGTCGGCCGAGCAACAGATCAGGGCCCAGCACTGTCGGAGGGCTGGTGCCCGCACTGCGGCAGCGCGTATTCGTTTCTGCCGCAACTGAGCCCGGGAGACAGGGTCGCCGACCAGTACGAGATCAAGGGCTGCATCGCACACGGTGGGCTTGGTTGGGTGTACCTCGCACTGGATCACAATGTCAACGAAAGACCGGTTGTCCTCAAGGGTTTGGTGCATTCCGGCGATGCCGAGGCGCAGAAGATCGCGATGGCCGAACGGCGCTTCCTCGCCGAGGTGACCCATCCGGGGATCGTCAAGATCTACAACTTCGTCGAGCACGAGGACAAACACGGCAACCCGGTCGGTTACATCGTGATGGAGTATGTCGGCGGCACGTCGCTCAAACCCGGCAGGGGAGAGAAGCTTCCGGTCGATCAGGCCATCGGCTACATGCTCGAGATCTTGCCCGCGCTGGCCTACCTGCACTCGATCGGGTTGGCCTACAACGACCTCAAACCCGAGAACATCATGATCACCGAGGAGCAGCTCAAGCTCATCGACCTCGGCGCGGTCTCGACGATCAACTCGTTCGGTTACCTTTACGGCACACCGGGTTATCAGGCGCCGGAGATCGTGCGCACGGGTCCGACGGTGGCCACCGACATCTACACCGTCGGTCGCACGCTGGCGGCGCTGACGTTGAAACTGCGGACCCGCAGGGGTCGTTACGTCGACGGGCTGCCCGAGGACGATCCCGTTCTGGCCGAATACGATTCGTTCGGCCGGCTGCTGCGCCGTGCCATCGACCCAGATCCCCGGCGCCGGTTCGGCAGCGCCGAGGAGATGTCCAGCCAGCTGCTCGGTGTGCTGCGTGAGGTGGTGGCCCGCAACACCGGCACCCCCAAGCCCGGCTTGTCGACGGTGTTCTCCCCCGCACGATCCACGTTCGGCATCGATCTGCTGGTGGCCCACACCGACGTCTACCTGGACGGACAGGTGCACTCGGAGAAGCTGACCGCGCAGGAGATCGTCAAGGCCCTGCCGGTGCCGCTGGTGGACCCGACCGATGTGGGTGCGCCGGTCTTGTCGGCCAGCGTGCTGAGCCAGCCGATCCAGACGCTGGACCAACTGCGTGCGGCGCGGCACGGGGCGCTGGACTCGGAGGGTATCGACGTTTCGGAATCCGTCGAGCTGCCGTTGATGGAAGCGCGCGCGCTGCTCGATCTCGGGGACGTCGCCAAGGCCACCCGCAAGCTCGACGACCTGGCCGCCCGGGTGGGCTGGCGCTGGCGGCTGGTGTGGTTCCGCGCCGTGTCCGAACTGTTGACCGCCGACTACGTTTCTGCCACAAAGCATTTCACTGAGGTGCTGGACACACTTCCCGGAGAGCTGGCACCGAAGCTGGCGCTGGCGGCCACCGCGGAGTTGGCCGGTTCGGACATCGAGGAATCGCAGGAGCGCAAGTTCTACAACACGGTGTGGTCCACGGACAACGGCGTCATCTCCGGAGGGTTCGGGCTGGCCCGTGCGCAAGCCGCGGCAGGCGACCGGGACGCCGCGGTCAAGACGTTGGACCAGGTGCCTGCGATGTCACGGCATTTCACCACCGCGCGGTTGACCAGTGCGGTCACGCTGCTGTCGGGGCGCTCGATGAGCGAGATCACCGAGCAGCACATCCGCGACGCCGCTCGCCGCGTGGAGGCGCTGCCCGACACCGAGCCACGCGTGCTGCAGATCAGGGCGTTGGTGTTGGGCACCGCGATGGACTGGTTGGCCGACAACGCCGACAACACCGCGAGCACCAACCACATCCTGGGCTTCCCGTTCACCCAGCACGGCCTGCAGCTCGGCGTCGAGGCGTCGCTGCGCGCGCTGGCCCGCGTCGCGCCCACGCAGGCGCACCGCTACGCGCTGGTTGACCTGGCCAACAGCGTGCGTCCGACCAGTACTTTTTGA